The Pungitius pungitius chromosome 10, fPunPun2.1, whole genome shotgun sequence genome has a window encoding:
- the lmln gene encoding leishmanolysin-like peptidase isoform X2, producing MEPRPSVSPFLGPVLVLSVLLVLVSCHGTCRHRVPSPDEVVHHVHLRPERLTKRSPPEDLQLKIKIIYDHSVDRLPADRRRLVKDKLFPQAIDYLQRAFRVRRRVGPVLLSRQCATNQYLRKRDDPHRYCQDACAEVTRCGPVVVPQHHLQQCKVCSDSGKSCGPLGPPDGPGVEGSDFVLYVSGIPTERCGQENIVAYAAYCQLEAQLDRPIAGYANLCPAMISSQPQEFEGMLSTVKHEIIHALGFSAGLFAFYHDDEGSPLTPRYTSGLPAFNESLGLYQWSDAVIRTVSRLWDIRGGVMVRHQVHVLVTPRVVEEARRHFSCPILEGMELENQGGMGTELNHWEKRLLENEAMTGSHTQNRVFSRLTLALMEDSGWYWADYALAERLEWGRGLGCDFVMKSCKFWMERQRQRRHAVTPYCDTVRASPLQLTCRQDQLAVAVCNLQKYQQELPQEYQYFDRIPDVSSDQVAMFGGAVEIADFCPFSQEFSWHLSGEYQRNSYCRVPENQPDWRRNYGAEQYGPDSVCVYQKSAFIMEQCTRRMTYPDWGSGCYKCLWPPRCAARPGAWRCWSRISRSCACGGVSS from the exons ATGGAGCCGAGGCCCTCCGTGTCCCCGTTTCTCGGCCCTGTCCTTGTCCTCTCCGTCCTGTTGGTGCTAGTGAGCTGCCACGGGACGTGTAGACACCGAGTCCCGTCTCCAGACGAG GTGGTCCACCATGTGCACCTGAGGCCTGAGCGGTTGACTAAGAGGAGCCCCCCTGAAGACCTTCAGCTGAAGATAAAGATAATCTACGACCACAGCGTTGACCG GCTCCCTGCGGACCGGAGGAGGCTTGTGAAG GATAAGCTCTTCCCTCAGGCCATCGACTACCTGCAGAGGGCCTTCAGGGTGAGGCGGCGGGTCGGTCCGGTGCTGCTCAGCAG ACAATGTGCCACCAACCAGTACCTGAGGAAGAGGGACGACCCCCACCGGTACTGCCAGGACGCCTGTGCTGAGGTGACGCGGTGCGGCCCGGTCGTTGTGCCACAGCACCACTTACAG CAATGCAAGGTGTGCAGTGACTCGGGGAAGTCCTGCGGCCCCTTGGGGCCCCCAGACGGCCCCGGGGTCGAAGGGTCCGACTTCGTACTCTACGTCAGCGGCATTCCGACGGAGCGCTGCGGGCAAGAGAACATTGTGGCCTACGCCGCCTACTGCCAGCTGGAGGCGCAGCTAGACAG GCCAATCGCCGGCTACGCCAACTTGTGCCCCGCCATGATCTCCTCCCAGCCGCAGGAGTTCGAAGGGATGCTCTCCACCGTGAAGCACGAGATCATCCACGCACTG GGGTTCTCCGCCGGTCTGTTCGCCTTCTACCACGACGACGAGGGCAGCCCCCTGACTCCTCGCTACACCAGCGGCCTGCCGGCCTTCAACGAGAG TCTGGGTCTGTACCAGTGGAGCGATGCAGTGATCCGGACTGTCAGCCGACTGTGGGACATCAGAGGAGGAGTGATGGTCCGACACCAAGTCCACGTCCTGGTCACTCCTCGGGTCGTG gagGAGGCCAGGAGACATTTCAGCTGTCCCATCCTGGAGGGCATGGAGCTGGAGAACCAGGGCGGGATGGGGACCGAGCTCAACCACTGGGAGAAGAGGCTGCTGGAG AACGAGGCCATGACGGGCTCCCACACTCAGAACCGGGTGTTCTCCAGGCTGACCCTGGCCCTGATGGAGGACAGCGGGTGGTACTGGGCGGACTACGCCCTGGCTGAGAGGCTGGAGTGGGGCCGAGGCCTCGGCTGCGACTTTGTCATGAAGAGCTGCAAGTTCTGGATGGAGCGGCAGAGACAGAG gcgccATGCGGTGACTCCGTACTGTGACACAGTGAgagcttctcctctgcagctcaccTGCAGACAGGACCAGCTGGCTGTGGCCGTCTGCAACCTGCAGAAGTACCAACAGGAGCTGCCTCAGGAGTACCAG TACTTTGATAGGATACCTGACGTGTCCTCGGACCAGGTGGCGATGTTCGGGGGGGCCGTGGAGATCGCTGACTTCTGTCCATTCAGTCAGGAGTTCAGCTGGCACCTGAGTGGAGAATACCAGAGAAACTCGTACTGCAGGGTGCCCGAGAACCAGCCAG aCTGGAGGAGGAACTACGGAGCGGAGCAGTACGGACCGGACTCGGTGTGTGTGTACCAGAAGTCGGCCTTCATCATGGAGCAGTGCACCAGGAGGATGACGTACCCCGACTGGGGCTCCGGCTGCTACAAG TGTCTGTGGCCCCCCAGGTGCGCTGCTCGCCCCGGGGCCTGGAGGTGCTGGTCCAGGATCAGTCGTTCCTGTGCGTGCGGAGGAGTCAGCAGCTGA
- the lmln gene encoding leishmanolysin-like peptidase isoform X1 has product MEPRPSVSPFLGPVLVLSVLLVLVSCHGTCRHRVPSPDEVVHHVHLRPERLTKRSPPEDLQLKIKIIYDHSVDRLPADRRRLVKDKLFPQAIDYLQRAFRVRRRVGPVLLSRQCATNQYLRKRDDPHRYCQDACAEVTRCGPVVVPQHHLQQCKVCSDSGKSCGPLGPPDGPGVEGSDFVLYVSGIPTERCGQENIVAYAAYCQLEAQLDRPIAGYANLCPAMISSQPQEFEGMLSTVKHEIIHALGFSAGLFAFYHDDEGSPLTPRYTSGLPAFNESLGLYQWSDAVIRTVSRLWDIRGGVMVRHQVHVLVTPRVVEEARRHFSCPILEGMELENQGGMGTELNHWEKRLLENEAMTGSHTQNRVFSRLTLALMEDSGWYWADYALAERLEWGRGLGCDFVMKSCKFWMERQRQRRHAVTPYCDTVRASPLQLTCRQDQLAVAVCNLQKYQQELPQEYQYFDRIPDVSSDQVAMFGGAVEIADFCPFSQEFSWHLSGEYQRNSYCRVPENQPDWRRNYGAEQYGPDSVCVYQKSAFIMEQCTRRMTYPDWGSGCYKVRCSPRGLEVLVQDQSFLCVRRSQQLSVSVRVHDWVYNGVLVCPPCSDFCDDCPLPHQLPPTNASRSHPIDPCSSSQGLVITLWLLMLHLLPLVAGLLLCS; this is encoded by the exons ATGGAGCCGAGGCCCTCCGTGTCCCCGTTTCTCGGCCCTGTCCTTGTCCTCTCCGTCCTGTTGGTGCTAGTGAGCTGCCACGGGACGTGTAGACACCGAGTCCCGTCTCCAGACGAG GTGGTCCACCATGTGCACCTGAGGCCTGAGCGGTTGACTAAGAGGAGCCCCCCTGAAGACCTTCAGCTGAAGATAAAGATAATCTACGACCACAGCGTTGACCG GCTCCCTGCGGACCGGAGGAGGCTTGTGAAG GATAAGCTCTTCCCTCAGGCCATCGACTACCTGCAGAGGGCCTTCAGGGTGAGGCGGCGGGTCGGTCCGGTGCTGCTCAGCAG ACAATGTGCCACCAACCAGTACCTGAGGAAGAGGGACGACCCCCACCGGTACTGCCAGGACGCCTGTGCTGAGGTGACGCGGTGCGGCCCGGTCGTTGTGCCACAGCACCACTTACAG CAATGCAAGGTGTGCAGTGACTCGGGGAAGTCCTGCGGCCCCTTGGGGCCCCCAGACGGCCCCGGGGTCGAAGGGTCCGACTTCGTACTCTACGTCAGCGGCATTCCGACGGAGCGCTGCGGGCAAGAGAACATTGTGGCCTACGCCGCCTACTGCCAGCTGGAGGCGCAGCTAGACAG GCCAATCGCCGGCTACGCCAACTTGTGCCCCGCCATGATCTCCTCCCAGCCGCAGGAGTTCGAAGGGATGCTCTCCACCGTGAAGCACGAGATCATCCACGCACTG GGGTTCTCCGCCGGTCTGTTCGCCTTCTACCACGACGACGAGGGCAGCCCCCTGACTCCTCGCTACACCAGCGGCCTGCCGGCCTTCAACGAGAG TCTGGGTCTGTACCAGTGGAGCGATGCAGTGATCCGGACTGTCAGCCGACTGTGGGACATCAGAGGAGGAGTGATGGTCCGACACCAAGTCCACGTCCTGGTCACTCCTCGGGTCGTG gagGAGGCCAGGAGACATTTCAGCTGTCCCATCCTGGAGGGCATGGAGCTGGAGAACCAGGGCGGGATGGGGACCGAGCTCAACCACTGGGAGAAGAGGCTGCTGGAG AACGAGGCCATGACGGGCTCCCACACTCAGAACCGGGTGTTCTCCAGGCTGACCCTGGCCCTGATGGAGGACAGCGGGTGGTACTGGGCGGACTACGCCCTGGCTGAGAGGCTGGAGTGGGGCCGAGGCCTCGGCTGCGACTTTGTCATGAAGAGCTGCAAGTTCTGGATGGAGCGGCAGAGACAGAG gcgccATGCGGTGACTCCGTACTGTGACACAGTGAgagcttctcctctgcagctcaccTGCAGACAGGACCAGCTGGCTGTGGCCGTCTGCAACCTGCAGAAGTACCAACAGGAGCTGCCTCAGGAGTACCAG TACTTTGATAGGATACCTGACGTGTCCTCGGACCAGGTGGCGATGTTCGGGGGGGCCGTGGAGATCGCTGACTTCTGTCCATTCAGTCAGGAGTTCAGCTGGCACCTGAGTGGAGAATACCAGAGAAACTCGTACTGCAGGGTGCCCGAGAACCAGCCAG aCTGGAGGAGGAACTACGGAGCGGAGCAGTACGGACCGGACTCGGTGTGTGTGTACCAGAAGTCGGCCTTCATCATGGAGCAGTGCACCAGGAGGATGACGTACCCCGACTGGGGCTCCGGCTGCTACAAG GTGCGCTGCTCGCCCCGGGGCCTGGAGGTGCTGGTCCAGGATCAGTCGTTCCTGTGCGTGCGGAGGAGTCAGCAGCTGAGCGTCAGCGTGCGAGTCCACGACTGGGTCTACAACGGCGTCCTGGTCTGCCCCCCCTGCTCAGACTTCTGTGACGactgccccctcccccaccagctCCCGCCCACCAACGCCTCCAGGAGCCACCCCATTG ACCCCTGCTCCAGCTCTCAGGGTCTGGTCATCACGCTCTGGCTCCTGATGCTCCACCTGCTCCCCCTGGTGGCCGGCCTGCTGCTCTGCAGCTGa
- the lacc1 gene encoding purine nucleoside phosphorylase LACC1, with protein MSFSSCVEFPLWAGPGCGDPVAEVSPVFLQRVLDSAMSDAVPVDPVDLVDLVHGCSPGCIGAPPPGDPAPVFLLCGDRSRDDLRGGSVHVLDSGSTADCLFRFKRTLDRMDVSSVRVFTTPRGRDRLALYERWLFTAVYTFDYRVHALTCPSCAGPAHSDPPGEAVRVEEEVKALVQGLPALGGGVRVLTSSLIPECFGHGFSTRSGGVTLIGTLSSLNLFSSSRRRDPEALVQENRRRLALHAGFHPLPLRLVKVDHGSRVWVVGQAEPDSYDAMVTDRVGVVLAAPGADCMPILFADPRLKVIGAAHAGWKGTLMGVAMATVGAMVTEFGCRVSDIVVAMGPSVGACCFTLDRQQAEDFYRVHRDCVPDPESVQPHVDLRLANRVLLQRGGVLPGHIHDHKETQRCTSCHPEDFFSHVRDGQNFGTQVGFLWIRGTD; from the exons ATGAGTTTCAGTTCGTGCGTGGAGTTTCCATTGTGGGCGGGGCCAGGCTGCGGGGACCCGGTCGCGGAAGTGTCTCCTGTGTTTCTACAGCGTGTGTTGGATAGCGCGATGAGTGACGCGGTCCCGGTGGACCCGGTGGACCTGGTGGACCTGGTCCACGGCTGCAGTCCGGGCTGCATCGGCGCGCCTCCACCGGGGGATCCCGCCCCCGTCTTCTTGCTGTGCGGGGACCGTTCCCGTGACGACCTGCGTGGCGGGAGCGTGCACGTGCTGGACTCGGGTTCGACAGCGGACTGCTTGTTCCGGTTCAAGCGGACCCTGGACCGGATGGACGTGAGCTCGGTCCGGGTCTTCACCACCCCACGGGGCCGGGACCGCCTGGCCCTCTACGAGCGTTGGCTCTTCACGGCGGTGTACACCTTTGATTACCGCGTGCACGCGCTTACCTGTCCTAGCTGCGCAGGTCCCGCCCACTCGGACCCACCTGGTGAAGCGGTCAGGGTGGAAGAAGAGGTGAAGGCGCTCGTGCAGGGGCTACCCGCACTGGGGGGAGGAGTCCGGGTTCTGACGTCATCCCTGATCCCAG AATGTTTTGGTCACGGCTTCAGCACTCGAAGCGGCGGCGTGACCCTCATCGGGACCCTGTCCTCTCTGAAcctgttcagcagcagcaggaggagggaccCCGAGGCCCTGGTCCAGGAGAACCGGCGCAGACTGGCTCTCCATGCCGGCTTCCACCCGCTTCCTCTCCGTCTGGTCAAG GTGGACCACGGCAGCCGTGTGTGGGTGGTGGGCCAGGCGGAGCCGGACAGCTATGACGCCATGGTAACTGACCGCGTCGGCGTGGTGCTGGCGGCGCCGGGAGCGGACTGCATGCCAATCCTGTTCGCCGACCCGAGGTTAAAGGTCATCGGAGCCGCTCACGCTG GCTGGAAAGGAACGCTGATGGGCGTAGCCATGGCGACGGTGGGGGCCATGGTGACGGAGTTCGGTTGCCGGGTGAGCGACATCGTGGTTGCCATGGGACCGTCGGTGGGAGCCTGTTGCTTCACGCTGGACAGACAACAGGCTGAGGACTTTTACCGTGTCCACCGGGACTGTGTCCCCGATCCAGAGTCAGTCCAACCCCACGTAGACCTCCGCCTGGCCAACAG AGTCCttctgcagagaggaggcgtCCTGCCTGGACACATCCACGACCACAAGGAGACGCAGCGCTGCACCTCCTGCCACCCTGAGGACTTCTTCTCACACGTCAGGGACGGACAAAACTTTGGCACCCAGGTGGGCTTTCTGTGGATCAGGGGGACGGACTGA